One genomic segment of Acidobacteriota bacterium includes these proteins:
- a CDS encoding oligopeptide transporter, OPT family, whose translation MAAGEFKPYVPPEMSMSEFTLKALLVGLVMCVVLGAANAYLGLKAGMTIAATYPAAVIGMAVLRIFKGSILEENFARTVGSIGESVAAGAIFTIPAFLIAGVWDKFDTPLRYLEATAIMLVGGIVGILFVTLLRRVMVEDAELPFPESVAAGEIHKAGRRGGTGAMYLFGALGFGALVQFLGKLNVFAASWEKFIHFKKSVIDLRTAGAQASGSGGALISTPGVSPAYIGVGYIIGPRLASLNFSGALLSWGLFVPLLLYFLGPNLESLIKPEGATPEAQWTAMAYGVWRFIVRPIAIGGMLMSAAYTLFRMRKSLIGGLARSVSDVKKAAAGTHVVSRVDKDIKFSWIITGILISGVLTFFVYNHFAHNAGAALLATVVMIIAGFFFAAVSGYLVGLIGSSNNPISGLTLSTLIVAALLMVILRQTGVAGVAAVLGVAGVVCVAAAVAGEMLQDLKVGHILGGTPWKMQVGDLIGVGLAALVMFFPLLVLHVGDIKGGGIGFGGRALPAPQASLMALVSQGIVGGQMAWPLIIVGMIMAFGLILLQVRSPMLVCVGMYLPLETTFAIFIGGLIRGIVDKIGEMKKFNAAQKARVENNGILIASGLIAGEALIGLVFAAMAFYEIPVPQAFKVSSFITSLFIFIIIGLVLSYFPIKNAGKPDEPAPPSAIM comes from the coding sequence ATGGCAGCAGGTGAGTTCAAACCATATGTTCCACCGGAAATGTCCATGAGTGAGTTCACGTTGAAGGCGTTGCTGGTCGGACTCGTGATGTGCGTCGTCCTCGGAGCGGCTAATGCCTATCTGGGTCTGAAGGCTGGGATGACGATCGCCGCGACCTATCCCGCGGCCGTAATAGGAATGGCGGTTCTCCGCATTTTCAAAGGCAGCATCCTGGAAGAGAACTTTGCGCGAACGGTTGGTTCCATTGGTGAATCGGTTGCCGCTGGAGCCATATTCACCATCCCGGCCTTTCTGATTGCCGGCGTTTGGGACAAGTTCGATACGCCTCTCCGTTACCTGGAAGCAACGGCCATCATGCTCGTTGGAGGAATCGTCGGGATTCTGTTTGTTACGCTGCTCAGGCGTGTCATGGTCGAGGATGCCGAGCTTCCATTCCCCGAGTCTGTTGCTGCCGGAGAGATCCATAAGGCAGGGAGAAGAGGCGGTACGGGAGCCATGTATCTTTTCGGTGCCCTCGGCTTCGGAGCTCTGGTCCAGTTTCTTGGCAAGCTTAACGTTTTTGCGGCTAGCTGGGAGAAGTTCATACATTTCAAAAAGTCGGTGATAGATCTTCGAACTGCCGGCGCTCAGGCGTCGGGCAGCGGCGGAGCCCTCATCTCCACGCCGGGCGTTAGCCCTGCTTACATTGGCGTTGGATACATCATCGGACCCCGGCTGGCTTCACTGAACTTCAGCGGCGCTCTGTTGAGCTGGGGTCTATTCGTTCCACTTCTTCTATATTTCCTTGGTCCTAACCTGGAGTCGTTGATAAAACCAGAAGGAGCGACACCGGAAGCCCAATGGACCGCGATGGCATATGGCGTCTGGCGCTTCATCGTGCGTCCCATAGCAATCGGAGGCATGTTGATGAGCGCAGCATACACTCTCTTCAGAATGCGCAAGAGCCTGATTGGTGGTCTTGCCCGTTCTGTCAGCGATGTCAAGAAAGCGGCTGCGGGGACGCATGTCGTCAGCCGGGTGGACAAGGATATAAAGTTTAGCTGGATCATCACAGGAATCCTCATCTCGGGTGTCCTCACCTTCTTCGTTTACAACCACTTCGCGCATAACGCAGGTGCCGCTCTCTTAGCAACCGTCGTCATGATCATCGCGGGGTTCTTCTTCGCTGCCGTGTCCGGATACCTTGTCGGTCTCATCGGTTCAAGCAACAACCCGATCAGCGGCTTAACCCTCTCCACTCTCATCGTGGCTGCCCTTCTCATGGTCATCCTGAGGCAGACCGGAGTAGCTGGAGTGGCAGCAGTCCTAGGTGTTGCCGGTGTCGTATGCGTGGCAGCAGCCGTTGCCGGTGAGATGCTCCAGGACCTGAAAGTCGGACACATCCTTGGTGGTACCCCATGGAAGATGCAGGTGGGGGACCTCATCGGCGTAGGTCTTGCCGCCCTCGTCATGTTCTTCCCGCTCCTTGTTCTTCATGTAGGAGATATCAAAGGAGGGGGGATCGGTTTTGGTGGAAGAGCTCTTCCAGCACCGCAGGCCAGCCTTATGGCCCTCGTTTCCCAGGGAATCGTCGGTGGCCAGATGGCCTGGCCTCTGATCATCGTCGGTATGATCATGGCTTTTGGATTGATCCTCCTGCAGGTTCGAAGTCCGATGCTTGTCTGCGTCGGCATGTATCTCCCCCTGGAGACGACCTTTGCCATTTTCATCGGCGGTCTGATCCGGGGAATAGTCGATAAAATCGGCGAGATGAAGAAATTCAACGCGGCGCAAAAGGCTCGCGTGGAGAACAACGGGATCTTGATCGCCTCGGGACTCATCGCTGGAGAGGCGCTGATAGGATTGGTCTTTGCGGCCATGGCTTTTTACGAGATTCCGGTTCCACAAGCCTTCAAGGTGTCTTCCTTCATCACGAGTCTCTTTATCTTCATCATCATCGGGCTTGTTCTCTCGTACTTCCCGATCAAGAATGCTGGGAAGCCTGATGAGCCGGCGCCACCAAGTGCAATCATGTGA
- a CDS encoding PqqD family protein — MKASKRSKGVVNVNLLDLIPDRVCAWELDGDSVILIYPKFRNRFLVRFLLPRLKKPNWKIGLDDIGSWVWNHCDGKTTVREIGAGLRNSFGERVEPVYDRLALFFRKLESDRFISYVNVPAPEHEG; from the coding sequence ATGAAAGCATCAAAGCGATCTAAGGGGGTAGTGAACGTCAACCTGCTCGATCTGATCCCGGACAGGGTGTGTGCATGGGAGCTTGATGGTGATAGCGTCATCCTGATCTACCCAAAGTTCAGAAACAGGTTCCTCGTCAGATTTCTGTTGCCGAGGCTGAAAAAACCTAACTGGAAGATCGGTCTCGATGACATCGGCTCCTGGGTATGGAATCACTGTGATGGGAAAACGACGGTTCGTGAGATTGGAGCAGGTCTCAGAAACTCATTTGGAGAAAGAGTCGAGCCGGTCTATGACCGGCTTGCTCTATTTTTCAGGAAGCTGGAATCCGATCGATTCATCAGTTATGTCAATGTTCCCGCTCCTGAACATGAAGGATAA
- a CDS encoding M20 family metallo-hydrolase: MVEKNFSDAAKKIDTYRDEIIKLQMELTAIPALSPVNGGKGEWEKARYIIAYLKKIGVDSIEECNAPDPRVPEGTRPNIIARIKGKNSSHTIWVMSHMDIVPPGELSEWKGDPYKVRVEGNKLIGRGVEDNQQGMVASLMAVKALRELGVTPEYDVGLAIVSDEETGSDYGIDYVIKNSSFFRKEDLIIVPDAGNEDGSMIEVAEKSILWTKYRTIGKQCHGSTPERGINAHKAAATLLLMIDSLYKKFPDKDPVFDPPISTFEPTKKENNVPNVNTIPGEDVFYTDFRILPKYKVDDVLAEVSKMIKEVEEGSKVKITTEYPQRADAAPPTPTDAPVVIALKKAIKDVYNVDGKPMGIGGGTVAALFRRGGFHAAVWSRLDESAHSYNEYCYIDNIAGDAKVFAHIFLQK, translated from the coding sequence ATGGTGGAGAAGAATTTTTCTGATGCAGCAAAGAAAATCGACACGTACCGGGATGAGATCATCAAACTCCAGATGGAGTTAACGGCTATTCCTGCGTTAAGCCCTGTAAATGGCGGGAAGGGGGAGTGGGAGAAGGCAAGATATATCATAGCCTATTTGAAGAAGATCGGCGTTGACTCAATCGAGGAGTGCAATGCTCCGGATCCCAGGGTTCCGGAAGGGACTCGACCCAACATTATCGCCAGGATCAAAGGAAAGAACAGCTCGCATACAATCTGGGTTATGTCCCATATGGACATAGTTCCGCCTGGAGAGTTGAGCGAATGGAAAGGCGATCCCTACAAGGTGAGAGTGGAAGGAAACAAACTCATCGGCAGGGGAGTCGAGGACAACCAGCAGGGGATGGTTGCCTCCCTGATGGCGGTCAAGGCCCTCAGAGAGCTGGGGGTCACCCCCGAGTATGATGTAGGCCTGGCCATCGTCTCGGATGAGGAAACGGGAAGCGACTATGGTATCGATTACGTTATCAAAAACTCCAGCTTCTTCAGGAAAGAGGACCTCATCATCGTCCCTGATGCGGGAAATGAAGACGGCTCCATGATCGAGGTGGCTGAAAAATCCATCCTATGGACGAAGTACAGAACGATCGGGAAGCAGTGCCATGGAAGCACTCCTGAGAGGGGGATCAACGCCCACAAGGCGGCTGCCACGCTCCTCCTGATGATCGATTCTCTCTACAAGAAATTCCCGGATAAGGACCCCGTTTTCGATCCTCCGATCAGCACGTTCGAGCCTACGAAAAAGGAGAACAACGTTCCGAACGTCAACACAATTCCGGGCGAGGATGTCTTCTACACGGATTTCCGGATCCTGCCGAAATACAAGGTGGATGATGTTCTGGCCGAAGTTTCGAAAATGATCAAGGAGGTTGAGGAGGGGTCAAAGGTCAAAATCACGACGGAATATCCCCAGAGAGCTGATGCCGCGCCACCGACTCCGACCGATGCCCCGGTCGTCATTGCCCTCAAGAAAGCAATCAAGGATGTATACAACGTAGATGGTAAGCCGATGGGGATCGGCGGGGGAACGGTTGCAGCGCTCTTCAGAAGAGGCGGTTTTCATGCCGCGGTCTGGTCAAGACTTGATGAGTCTGCCCATTCCTACAACGAGTACTGCTATATAGATAATATCGCAGGGGATGCCAAGGTATTCGCCCATATCTTCCTGCAGAAGTGA
- a CDS encoding sigma-70 family RNA polymerase sigma factor — protein MEEKEREEIEASDFDADHGWNDAGAGAKEKKSEASLARLDTTIAPTDTLQKYIAEVRKFPVLTPEEEIVLAKRFKESGDREAALRLITANLMLVVKISLKFRRACQNVLDCIQEGNLGLLQAAHKFDPDLGVRFPTYATWWIRAYILKYILDNIRLVRVGTTNVRRRLIHNLQEEKRRLEDLGFTVGTKLLAERFGATEQDVIDVQQSLESRDVSLNAPVSDESSAPRADFIASGEELPDEKAARGELEEIVKGKLKIFKEKLNKKELAILEERILSDEQATLQEIGKRFGITREAVRQTEERLKKKLRKYLENELGTEIVHFIK, from the coding sequence ATGGAAGAAAAGGAAAGAGAAGAGATCGAAGCATCTGATTTTGATGCGGATCATGGATGGAATGATGCTGGCGCTGGCGCGAAAGAGAAGAAGTCCGAAGCCTCTCTGGCCAGGCTGGATACCACCATTGCTCCTACGGATACTCTTCAAAAATACATTGCCGAAGTCCGTAAATTTCCTGTCCTGACACCAGAAGAAGAAATCGTCCTTGCAAAGAGGTTTAAGGAAAGTGGCGACAGGGAGGCTGCTCTGCGACTCATCACGGCAAATCTGATGCTCGTAGTCAAGATATCGTTGAAGTTCCGCAGAGCCTGCCAGAACGTCCTGGATTGCATCCAGGAGGGAAACCTCGGTCTTCTTCAGGCAGCGCATAAATTCGACCCGGACCTCGGAGTCCGCTTCCCTACATATGCCACCTGGTGGATCAGAGCCTACATCCTTAAATATATCCTCGATAACATCAGGCTAGTACGGGTCGGTACGACCAATGTTAGGAGGCGGCTGATTCATAACCTGCAGGAGGAAAAGAGAAGACTCGAGGATCTGGGTTTTACCGTTGGGACCAAGCTTCTGGCAGAACGCTTTGGAGCAACCGAGCAGGACGTCATCGACGTCCAGCAGAGCCTGGAATCTAGAGATGTCTCCCTTAATGCTCCGGTGAGCGATGAAAGCAGCGCTCCGAGAGCGGATTTCATCGCATCCGGTGAAGAGTTGCCAGATGAGAAAGCGGCAAGGGGAGAGCTCGAAGAGATCGTTAAGGGCAAACTGAAGATATTCAAGGAGAAGCTGAACAAGAAAGAACTTGCGATCCTGGAGGAGAGAATCCTGAGCGATGAACAGGCGACGCTTCAGGAGATAGGGAAGAGGTTCGGGATAACCCGTGAAGCTGTGCGTCAGACAGAAGAACGACTCAAAAAGAAACTGAGAAAATATCTTGAGAATGAGTTAGGGACAGAGATTGTCCATTTCATCAAATGA
- a CDS encoding ATP-binding cassette domain-containing protein: protein MEAKDYIVEARILTKRFGDLIAVDGIDFTVRRGECFGFLGPNGAGKTTTVKMIYCFLPISSGSIRVFGLDVNRNPRGIKHRIGVSPQEDNLDPDFTALQNLTTYARYFGISKKEARRRGEELLEFMKLTDKKDTRIRELSGGMKRRLVLARSLINRPELLLLDEPTTGLDPQARHSIWRRIRALKAEGTTILLTTHYMEEAAQLCDRIVIMDKGKIVVEGTPAELTGRLIGKEVLEVWVYDESLLDYLTTNGWDFEIASDRVFIYSGDEQRDFHDILNRFAMRHYIHRPASLEDVFLKLTGRELRE, encoded by the coding sequence ATGGAAGCAAAAGATTACATTGTCGAAGCGAGAATTCTGACGAAGCGGTTCGGCGATCTCATCGCCGTGGATGGGATCGATTTCACCGTCAGGAGAGGAGAATGCTTCGGTTTCCTCGGACCGAACGGAGCCGGAAAGACTACGACGGTCAAGATGATATACTGTTTCCTTCCAATATCGAGTGGTTCCATTAGAGTTTTCGGGTTGGATGTCAACAGGAACCCTCGAGGGATCAAGCACCGCATCGGCGTTTCCCCGCAGGAGGACAACCTCGATCCCGATTTCACGGCGCTGCAGAACCTGACGACCTACGCCCGATACTTCGGGATTTCCAAAAAGGAAGCCAGGAGGCGAGGGGAAGAGCTTCTCGAGTTCATGAAGCTCACCGATAAGAAGGATACGAGGATAAGGGAGCTCTCCGGCGGAATGAAGCGGAGATTGGTTCTCGCGCGCTCCCTTATCAACAGGCCAGAGCTTCTGCTTCTTGACGAGCCGACGACCGGGCTTGATCCCCAGGCAAGGCACTCGATCTGGAGGAGGATAAGGGCTCTGAAGGCTGAGGGGACGACGATCCTCCTCACAACACACTACATGGAAGAGGCTGCCCAGCTCTGCGATAGGATCGTCATCATGGACAAGGGGAAGATAGTCGTGGAAGGGACCCCGGCGGAACTGACCGGACGATTGATAGGAAAAGAGGTTCTCGAGGTCTGGGTATACGATGAATCTCTCCTCGATTACTTGACTACAAACGGTTGGGATTTTGAGATCGCTTCGGACAGGGTTTTCATCTATTCTGGCGATGAACAGAGAGACTTCCATGACATCCTTAATCGGTTTGCCATGAGACATTACATCCACAGACCTGCCTCTCTGGAGGATGTCTTTTTAAAACTCACTGGTAGGGAACTTCGGGAATGA
- a CDS encoding ABC transporter permease — MKTFLGNISWKAWHVWRRDRDVYMATWKTNFIPPLLEPILYILAFGAGLGALVDGVQFMGKTISYITFIAPGLIAIDMMFQSFYENTYGSFVRMYYQKTFDAIVATPLMVEDVIAGELLWGATKSLVGSIIMLAVISAFGYATYPSSLLIIPYSFLAGLLFSSIAICFTGIVPSIDTFNLPVFLFITPMFLFSGTFFPIELLPDWAQKVALLLPLTHVVNFSRASFLGAFSARVWMGLAGVAVATLFFFCLGIYLMKRRLIR, encoded by the coding sequence ATGAAGACTTTCCTGGGAAACATAAGCTGGAAAGCGTGGCACGTCTGGCGGAGGGACAGGGATGTCTACATGGCAACCTGGAAGACAAACTTCATCCCACCGCTTCTCGAGCCGATCCTGTACATCCTTGCCTTCGGCGCCGGTCTGGGTGCACTGGTCGATGGAGTCCAGTTCATGGGCAAGACTATCTCTTACATCACCTTCATCGCTCCCGGGCTGATCGCAATCGACATGATGTTCCAGTCATTTTATGAGAACACTTATGGTTCCTTTGTTCGGATGTACTATCAGAAGACATTCGATGCAATAGTAGCCACGCCGCTCATGGTTGAGGATGTCATTGCCGGAGAGCTTCTCTGGGGAGCAACGAAATCCCTTGTAGGCAGCATCATCATGCTTGCCGTAATCTCCGCCTTCGGGTATGCAACTTATCCTTCATCGCTTCTCATAATCCCTTATTCTTTTCTGGCAGGTCTTCTTTTCTCCTCGATCGCCATTTGCTTTACGGGGATCGTGCCGAGCATAGACACCTTCAACCTTCCAGTCTTCCTCTTCATCACACCCATGTTTCTCTTCAGCGGAACGTTCTTCCCCATCGAGCTTCTTCCAGATTGGGCGCAGAAAGTAGCGCTCTTACTTCCTCTGACTCATGTAGTGAATTTCAGCAGGGCCTCTTTTCTGGGAGCATTCAGCGCAAGGGTCTGGATGGGTCTTGCAGGCGTTGCTGTAGCCACCCTATTCTTCTTTTGCCTGGGGATCTACCTCATGAAGAGACGCCTCATCCGCTAA